One Papaver somniferum cultivar HN1 chromosome 10, ASM357369v1, whole genome shotgun sequence genomic window carries:
- the LOC113317859 gene encoding glyoxysomal fatty acid beta-oxidation multifunctional protein MFP-a-like, which yields MGSNKGRTVLEVGADGVAVITIVHPPVNSLSFDVLNSLKDNCEEAMRRDDVKAVVITGAKGKFSGGFDISAFGEIQGGKVEPPKPGYISIDIISNTLEGGKKPAVAAIDGLALGGGLEIAMACIARVSTSTAQLGLPELQLGIIPGFGGTQRLPRLVGLTKALEMMLMSKPVKGQEAHALGLVDVIVSPNELVNTARRLALDIVERRRPWVPSLYRTDKIEPLGEAKEILNFARAQARKQAPNLRHPQVCIDAIEEGIVSGPVAGLLKEAKSFQTLLHDDTCKGLLNIFFAQRATSKVPGITDRRLTPRKIKKVAILGGGLMGSGIATALILSNYPVILKEVNENFLQSGIGRVKANLQSRVKKGKMTQEKFEKTFSLLKGSLGYESFKDVDMVIEAVIENVSLKQQIFADLEKHCPPHCILASNTSTIDLDLIGEKTRSQDRIVGAHFFSPAHVMPLLEIVRTKKTSPQVLVDLLDIGKNIKKTPVVVGNCTGFAVNRMFFPYSQAAILLVEHGTDVYKIDRAVSKFGMPMGPFRMIDLVGFGVAIATGTQFVLNFPERSYKSMLIPIMQEDKRSGETTRKGFYAYDNKRKASPDPEIAKYIEKARSMSDAKVDPKLMKLSDKDIIEMIFFPVVNEACRVLHEGIAVKASDLDIAAVMGMGFPPYRGGIMFWADSLGSKYICSRLEEWTKMYGDFFKPSAYLAERAAKGAKLSAPMMDQAVSRL from the exons ATGGGTAGCAACAAAGGAAGAACAGTTCTGGAGGTTGGAGCTGATGGGGTTGCTGTTATTACTATCGTTCACCCACCTGTTAATTCCCTCTCTTTTGATG TATTGAACAGCCTCAAGGATAATTGTGAGGAAGCTATGCGAAGAGATGATGTAAAAGCAGTTGTAATTACAG GCGCGAAAGGAAAGTTTTCTGGAGGTTTTGATATTTCGGCTTTTGGTGAAATCCAAGGGGGAAAGG TTGAGCCACCAAAGCCTGGTTATATATCAATTGACATTATCTCCAACACGTTAGAAG GGGGAAAGAAACCTGCAGTTGCTGCTATTGATGGCCTTGCCCTAGGCGGTGGTCTAGAGATCGCAATG GCATGCATTGCACGTGTTTCTACCTCCACAGCACAGTTAGGCCTTCCTGAACTTCAGCTTGGAATAATTCCTGGATTTGGAG GAACACAGAGACTTCCACGCCTTGTTGGTCTTACGAAAGCCCTTGAAATGATGCTG ATGTCTAAGCCGGTGAAGGGGCAAGAGGCTCATGCCTTGGGCTTAGTTGATGTCATAGTTTCACCAAATGAATTGGTAAACACTGCTCGTCGTTTGGCCCTTGATATTGTGGAGCGCAGAAGACCTTGGGTTCCTAGTCTTTACAGAACAGATAAGATAGAGCCCCTGGGAGAGGCCAAGGAAATACTTAATTTTGCTAGAGCTCAGGCCCGGAAACAAGCTCCCAACCTCAGACATCCTCAAGTCTGCATTGATGCCATCGAGGAGGGCATAGTTTCAGGCCCTGTTGCTGGGCTTTTGAAG GAAGCCAAGTCTTTTCAAACACTTTTACATGATGACACTTGCAAGGGTTTGCTCAACATATTCTTTGCACAACGTGCTACCTCAAAG GTTCCTGGCATCACTGATAGGAGATTGACaccaagaaaaattaaaaaagttgCCATTCTTGGCGGAGGACTCATGGGATCTGGAATTGCAACAGCATTGATTCTTAGTAATTATCCTGTGATCCTGAAAGAAGTAAATGAGAACTTTTTACAATCAGGAATTGGGAGGGTAAAAG CAAATTTGCAAAGTCGTGTCAAGAAAGGAAAAATGACGCAAGAGAAATTTGAGAAAACCTTCTCCCTTCTCAAGGGTTCTCTCGGCTACGAAAGCTTCAAAGATGTGGACATGGTCATAGAG GCGGTTATCGAAAATGTCTCGTTGAAACAACAAATTTTTGCTGATCTTGAAAAACATTGCCCACCTCATTGCATTCTTGCTAGTAATACCTCCACAATTGACTTGGATCTGATTGGGGAAAAGACACGGTCCCAAGATCGTATTGTTGGTGCTCATTTTTTTAG TCCGGCTCATGTGATGCCACTTTTAGAGATAGTTCGTACTAAGAAGACATCTCCTCAAGTACTTGTTGACTTACTAGATATTGGGAAAAATATCAAGAAAACTCCAGTTGTTGTTGGGAACTGTACCGGTTTTGCGGTTAATAGGATGTTCTTCCCTTACTCACAAGCAGCAATCTTACTCGTTGAACATGGCACAGACGTCTATAAGATTGACAGGGCAGTTTCCAAATTCGGGATGCCAATGGGTCCATTCAG GATGATTGATTTGGTTGGTTTTGGGGTTGCAATTGCAACTGGCACCCAGTTTGTCCTGAACTTTCCTGAGAGATCGTACAAGTCTATGTTGATTCCAATCATGCAAGAGGACAAAAGATCTG GGGAAACCACTCGCAAGGGTTTCTATGCCTATGACAATAAGCGCAAGGCAAGCCCTGATCCTGAAATTGCAAAATACATTGAGAAAGCAAGGAGCATGTCCGATGCAAAAGTTGATCCCAag TTAATGAAGTTATCAGATAAGGACATCATCGAGATGATATTTTTCCCAGTTGTGAATGAGGCCTGCCGTGTCCTACATGAAGGAATTGCAGTTAAGGCATCAGACCTTGACATTGCTGCTGTTATGGGCATGGGATTCCCACCGTACAG GGGAGGAATCATGTTCTGGGCTGACTCACTCGGATCCAAATACATTTGTTCGAGGTTAGAGGAATGGACCAAGATGTATGGAGATTTCTTCAAGCCTTCGGCCTACTTAGCAGAACGAGCTGCCAAAGGAGCTAAACTG AGTGCACCAATGATGGATCAAGCTGTGTCTCGGCTATAA
- the LOC113317942 gene encoding exocyst complex component SEC15B-like encodes MSSSGRTKKTVNKDGDDDPNSEYNQEEQVISSAISNGEDLGPIIRKAFSNGKPDILLSSLKNFKKSKEYEIEEVCKIHYQDFITAVDELKDLLSDVDELKSSISSSNSILQSTALPLLNILDSFIESRNVYNNVHVALNSVQICIRLLELCSRVNFHLESNNFYLALKCIDLLENEFLDDGRTPSVTIRRMLEKQIPSMRLFIERKISKEFGDWLVDIRLVSRNLGQLAIGQASAGRQREEELRIKQRQAEEQSRLSLRDCVYALIEEEEEDESGDGVGYDGKEMLYSNGGSGMLGFDLTPLYRAYHIHQNLGLENRFKQYYFENRKLQLTSDFQVSSMTPFLESHQTFFAQIAGFFIVEDRILRTGGGLITKYEVENLWDTAVSKMCSVLEDQFSRMQTANHLLLIKDYVSLLGVTLCRYGYPVHALLDVIGKHRDKYHELLLSESKKLIGEALAADNFEQMMMRKEYEYSMNVLAFQIQTSEIMPAFPYIAPFSSTVPDCCRIVRSFIEDSVSFMSYGGQLEFYDVVKKHLDRLLTDVLDGSLLKLIKSPSVNGVSQAMLVAANMAVLERACDFFFRHAAQLSGIPLRMAERGRKQNPLNNARDAAEEVLSGLLKAKVDGFMILVENVNWVSEEVPHNGNEYVNEVIIYLETLVSTAQQILLVQVLKRVLKGVLSHISGKIVSILLSDSVKRFNISAITGIDVDVRLLESFADNLSHIFSDEDASQLKSALVESRQLMNLLLSSHPENFLNPVIRERSYNTLDYRKVISISEKLKDSSDSYFGSFGGRGTKQDPKKRSLDALVKRLKDVS; translated from the coding sequence ATGAGTTCCTCAGGAAGAACTAAAAAAACCGTTAACAAAGACGGCGATGATGATCCTAATTCTGAGTATAATCAAGAGGAACAAGTAATCTCGTCAGCAATCTCTAATGGTGAAGATTTAGGTCCAATCATTAGAAAAGCTTTCTCAAACGGTAAACCAGATATTTTACTTTCATCTCTCAAAAACTTTAAGAAATCAAAAGAATATGAAATTGAAGAagtctgtaaaattcattatcaggATTTTATCACAGCAGTTGAtgaattaaaagatttattatcAGATGTTGATGAATTGAAGTCTTCGATTTCGAGTTCCAATTCAATTTTACAATCAACTGCTTTACCTTTACTTAATATACTTGATAGTTTTATTGAATCTAGAAATGTTTATAATAATGTTCATGTGGCACTTAATTCCGTTCAGATCTGTATACGTTTGCTTGAACTGTGTTCCAGAGTGAACTTTCATTTGGAGAGTAATAATTTCTATTTAGCTTTGAAATGTATTGATTTGTTAGAGAATGAGTTTCTTGATGATGGTAGGACTCCGAGTGTAACGATTCGGAGGATGTTAGAGAAACAAATTCCGAGTATGAGATTGTTTATTGAGAGGAAGATTAGTAAAGAATTTGGTGACTGGTTAGTTGATATAAGACTTGTTAGTAGGAACTTAGGGCAATTAGCTATTGGACAAGCTTCAGCTGGTAgacaaagagaagaagaattgaGGATTAAACAAAGGCAAGCTGAAGAACAAAGTAGATTGAGTTTACGAGATTGTGTTTATGCGTTAattgaggaagaagaggaggatgagaGTGGTGATGGAGTTGGGTATGATGGTAAGGAGATGTTGTATAGTAATGGTGGGAGTGGTATGTTAGGGTTTGATTTGACACCACTGTATAGGGCTTATCATATTCATCAAAATTTGGGGTTAGAGAATCGGTTTAAGCAATATTACTTTGAGAATCGAAAGCTTCAATTGACTTCGGATTTTCAGGTTTCATCTATGACACCCTTTTTGGAATCACATCAGACATTTTTTGCTCAAATCGCGGGGTTCTTTATTGTGGAGGATCGGATTTTAAGGACGGGTGGGGGGTTGATTACGAAATATGAAGTTGAGAATTTGTGGGATACTGCTGTTAGTAAAATGTGTTCTGTTTTAGAAGATCAATTCTCTAGAATGCAAACTGCAAACCATCTTTTGCTTATTAAAGATTATGTTAGCTTGCTTGGTGTTACTTTGTGTCGATATGGTTACCCGGTTCATGCTTTGCTTGATGTTATAGGCAAGCATAGAGATAAATATCATGAACTTTTGCTTTCTGAATCCAAGAAATTGATTGGGGAAGCTCTTGCTGCGGATAACTTTGAACAGATGATGATGAGGAAAGAGTATGAGTATTCAATGAATGTTTTGGCGTTCCAAATACAAACCTCTGAGATTATGCCGGCGTTCCCCTATATTGCACCATTTTCTTCTACAGTTCCAGATTGCTGCCGAATTGTCCGATCCTTCATTGAGGATTCTGTGAGCTTCATGTCATATGGGGGACAACTGGAGTTCTACGATGTTGTAAAAAAGCATCTGGATCGGCTTCTGACTGATGTTCTGGATGGGTCACTTCTTAAGCTCATTAAGTCTCCTTCGGTCAATGGAGTGTCTCAGGCAATGTTAGTTGCAGCTAACATGGCTGTTCTTGAACGAGCTTGTGATTTCTTCTTTCGTCATGCTGCACAGCTTTCAGGTATCCCGTTGAGAATGGCAGAAAGGGGTAGAAAGCAGAATCCTCTGAATAATGCCCGTGATGCTGCAGAAGAGGTGCTTTCAGGGCTGCTGAAAGCAAAGGTTGATGGGTTTATGATTTTGGTTGAGAATGTGAATTGGGTTTCAGAAGAAGTTCCTCACAATGGGAATGAGTATGTGAACGAAGTGATCATTTATCTTGAGACTCTGGTGTCTACTGCTCAGCAGATATTGCTGGTTCAAGTACTTAAGAGGGTCTTAAAAGGCGTTCTTTCACATATATCAGGGAAGATTGTCAGCATCTTACTGTCGGACTCTGTTAAGAGATTCAATATAAGTGCTATTACAGGAATTGATGTGGATGTTAGGTTGTTAGAGTCATTTGCAGATAATTTATCTCATATTTTCTCGGACGAAGATGCAAGTCAATTGAAGTCGGCATTAGTGGAGTCGAGGCAACTAATGAATTTGCTTTTGAGCAGTCATCCGGAGAATTTTCTTAATCCTGTGATCAGGGAGAGGAGTTACAACACTTTGGACTATAGGAAAGTGATTTCAATATCAGAGAAGTTAAAGGATTCTTCAGATAGTTATTTTGGAAGCTTTGGAGGGAGGGGAACCAAACAAGACCCCAAGAAGAGGTCCCTTGATGCTTTGGTCAAGAGACTCAAGGATGTGAGCTAA